Proteins encoded by one window of Maliibacterium massiliense:
- a CDS encoding sugar transferase, producing the protein MLPERVQMQEPEAAEDAGGFDLATVKDVVAATRQIAWHVRFFKRLFDIVVSFLLLVMLSPLVLLVSIAIFFVDGVPVIFRQRRVGKDAKAFYIYKFRTMHKNTPKNVPTYELEHPEQFITKCGRFLRATSFDEVPQLFNVLKGDMSMVGPRPLVETEPNIHAMRSARGVYSVKPGMTGWAQVNGRDLISLAEKVDLDAYYVAHLSLGLDARIILRTIKVVLTGAGVAEGKRS; encoded by the coding sequence ATGCTGCCTGAGCGCGTGCAGATGCAGGAGCCGGAAGCGGCAGAGGATGCCGGCGGATTTGATCTTGCCACGGTAAAGGACGTCGTGGCTGCCACGCGGCAAATCGCATGGCATGTGCGCTTTTTCAAGCGCCTCTTTGATATCGTCGTATCCTTTCTGCTGCTGGTGATGCTCTCGCCGCTGGTGCTGCTTGTCAGCATCGCCATCTTTTTCGTGGACGGCGTGCCGGTGATCTTCCGCCAGAGGCGTGTGGGCAAGGATGCAAAGGCGTTCTATATTTACAAGTTCCGCACCATGCACAAAAACACGCCCAAAAACGTGCCCACCTACGAGCTGGAGCATCCAGAGCAGTTCATTACCAAGTGCGGGCGGTTCCTGCGCGCTACCAGTTTTGACGAGGTGCCGCAGCTGTTCAATGTGCTTAAGGGGGATATGAGCATGGTGGGCCCGCGCCCACTGGTGGAGACGGAGCCGAACATCCACGCGATGCGCAGCGCGCGCGGGGTGTACAGTGTCAAGCCGGGCATGACCGGCTGGGCCCAGGTGAACGGGCGGGACCTGATCTCGCTTGCGGAAAAGGTGGATTTGGACGCCTACTATGTCGCGCACCTGTCGCTGGGCCTGGATGCCCGGATTATCCTGCGCACCATCAAGGTGGTGCTTACAGGCGCCGGCGTGGCCGAGGGAAAACGCTCCTGA
- a CDS encoding tetratricopeptide repeat protein — protein MMSSLMRIHPFHNQCGAPALHVPARLTAQVEALLHQGDYARCAQLLRAAMYARPDAAQPHNLMGVMLEYQHRYADAMKHYRAALALEPELPAAKHNLERLSGADRKNNTRIDFGADQPGFSLFHGRA, from the coding sequence ATGATGAGCAGTTTGATGCGTATCCATCCATTCCATAATCAATGCGGCGCGCCCGCGCTGCACGTGCCCGCGCGCCTGACCGCGCAGGTGGAGGCTCTACTGCATCAGGGCGACTACGCGCGCTGCGCCCAGCTGCTGCGCGCGGCCATGTATGCGCGGCCCGACGCGGCGCAGCCCCACAATCTGATGGGGGTTATGCTGGAATACCAGCACAGATACGCCGATGCCATGAAGCACTACCGCGCGGCGCTGGCGCTGGAGCCGGAGCTGCCGGCCGCCAAGCATAATTTGGAGCGCCTCTCTGGCGCGGACCGGAAAAACAATACCCGCATCGACTTCGGCGCGGACCAGCCAGGGTTCTCCCTGTTTCACGGCCGCGCGTAG